One window of Drosophila busckii strain San Diego stock center, stock number 13000-0081.31 chromosome 3L, ASM1175060v1, whole genome shotgun sequence genomic DNA carries:
- the LOC108600866 gene encoding polycomb protein Su(z)12 isoform X2 produces MAPTKKREKDNADGMGVMANSINGNNSMGNANGHSADANTNDTLTSTQTLAAPATTAALENHVKINGHQQEQELFLQAFEKPTQIYRYLRNRHETNPIFLNRTLSYMKERSTRNNKKRATFKIDSILDTITQKSEAVPQNYLHIIYDSLHEKMKHNEKELPEQEQPLGLAGKSVCVETMLYKITRSKRKDSTLDFQELLSKSCEIVYNPKERINEHATISIPLQAMRPMGEQHTLYKLLFRIKLLPQSCTDELAGTPPSKRSRDSEKIYGSELILYEKSSGLIAEGEYEAMLQPLNSSSIKSFSPKKCTWETMPESYIPLSLSYDVYQQSPMLKFHLTLSNEQLPDSIAASELQRYVQHLDSETEHNNNNNNNNNNHCSGLKHGNNCKTTQEHIQIVYNFMYSNNTRQQTEYTQELNCPWCGLDCLRLYALLKHLKLCHARFNFTYQPAGSGARIDVTINDAYDGSYAGSPYDLAGPSGSSFARTCGPVRRTSVTSLMVCRPRRQKTCLDEFLELDEDDISNQRSYITGHNRLYHHTETCLPVHPKELDIDSEGESDPLWLRQKTIQMIDEFSDVNEGEKELMKLWNLHVMRHGFVGDCQLPLACEMFLDAKGHEIVRKNLYRNFILHMCSLFDYGLIAAETVYKTVQKLQGMLSKYAAGQELMQRQRESQLRYWMDVGMHKKQDELKHKSPQKPAPNANNDNATTSAGSAASAMQPPKRMPANLKRANASSAAAAAAAAAAQDNAASNGNNSKNVAKKSADQPLVNNVANTRERRSEQSVKRSASGARLSAPESRTASAISKRKLNAKETPPLGKRQRYSDSSYGPGIGGASNTRNKSNNHTLPATSNNQRRSNTANERTRSNSTAGQAAHGLRTRLSMPLTKYERR; encoded by the exons ATGGCACCAACGAAAAAACGTGAGAAGGACAATGCGGATGGTATGGGCGTTATGGCAAACAGCATTAATGGAAACAACAGCATGGGTAATGCTAATGGACATAGTGCAGATGCAAATACAAACGATACATTGACATCAACGCAGACGTTGGCAGCGCCAGCGACAACTGCAGCGCTTGAGAACCATGTCAAGATTAATGGACATCAACAAGAGCAGGAACTCTTTTTACAGGCATTTGAAA AACCAACCCAGATTTATCGCTATCTACGCAATCGCCATGAAACAAAT CCAATTTTCCTAAATCGCACACTCAGCTACATGAAGGAGCGTTCCacacgcaacaacaaaaaacgcgCCACTTTTAAAATCGATTCCATACTAGACACCATTACACAAAAGTCTGAGGCTGTCCCCCAAAACTACCTGCATATAATTTACGATTCGCTGCATGAGAAGATGAAGCATAACGAGAAGGAGCTgccagagcaagagcagccgCTTGGTCTGGCGGGCAAAAGCGTCTGCGTGGAGACAATGCTCTACAAGATAACGCGCAGCAAGCGCAAGGATAGCACTTTGGACTTTCAGGAGCTGCTTAGCAAGAGCTGTGAAATAGTATACAATCCCAAGGAGCGCATTAATGAGCATGCAACCATTAGCATACCGCTCCAGGCTATGCGCCCTATGGGTGAACAACATACGCTCTACAAGCTACTCTTTCGCatcaagctgctgccacagagCTGCACCGATGAACTGGCGG GCACGCCGCCCAGCAAGCGTTCGCGTGATAGCGAAAAGATTTATGGCTCCGAgctaattttatatgaaaaatcTAGTGGCCTTATAGCCGAAGGCGAGTACGAAGCCATGCTGCAACCTCTGAACTCGTCAAGCATTAAATCATTCTCACCAAAGAAATGCACCTGGGAGACTATGCCCGAAAGCTACATTCCACTATCGCTCAGTTATGATGTGTATCAACAAAGTCCCATGCTCAAATTCCATTTGACTTTGTCTAACGAGCAGTTGCCTGATAGTATTGCGGCCTCAGAGCTGCAACGATATGTGCAGCATCTGGATTCCGAAACCGagcataacaataataacaataacaacaataacaatcattGCAGTGGCCTTAAGCATGGAAACAATTGCAAGACCACACAAGaacatatacaaattgtttataattttatgtacAGCAATAATACACGCCAGCAGACTGAGTACACCCAAGAGCTCAATTGTCCCTGGTGTGGTCTGGACTGTCTGCGTTTATATGCACTGCTCAAGCATTTAAAGCTGTGCCATGCGCGATTCAACTTTACCTATCAGCCTGCGGGCAGTGGTGCGCGTATTGATGTCACCATCAATGATGCCTACGACGGCTCCTATGCGGGCTCACCATATGATCTAGCAGGTCCTTCGGGCTCCTCATTTGCCCGCACCTGTGGACCGGTGCGACGCACCTCTGTGACCAGTCTAATGGTGTGTCGTCCCAGGCGACAAAAGACTTGTCTGGATGAATTTCTGGAGCTGGACGAGGATGATATTAGCAATCAACGCTCGTATATAACTGGGCACAACAG ACTTTATCATCACACGGAGACCTGCCTACCTGTGCATCCCAAAGAGTTGGACATTGACTCGGAGGGTGAGAGTGATCCGCTTTGGTTGCGCCAAAAGACCATACAAATGATTGATGAGTTCTCTGATGTCAATGAGGGTGAAAAGGAGCTAATGAAATTGTGGAATCTACATGTGATGCGTCATGGTTTTGTGGGCGACTGTCAGCTGCCGCTTGCCTGCGAAATGTTTCTTGACGCCAAAGGCCATGAGATAGTGCGCAAGAATCTCTATCGCAATTTCATATTGCACATGTGTTCGCTCTTTGACTACGGCCTAATTGCGGCAGAAACCGTCTACAAAACAGTACAGAAACTGCAGGGCATGCTCAGCAAATATGCCGCCGGTCAGGAGCTGATGCAGCGTCAGCGCGAATCGCAGCTCAGATACTGGATGGATGTGGGTATGCACAAGAAGCAAGACGAACTAAAGCATAAGTCACCGCAAAAGCCAGCGCCCAATGCAAATAATGACAACGCTACTACCTCAGCGGGcagcgccgccagcgccaTGCAACCGCCCAAGCGCATGCCTGCCAATCTTAAACGCGCCAATGCATCAagtgctgccgccgctgctgctgcggctgccgcCCAGGATAATGCTGCCAGCAATGGTAATAACAGTAAGAATGTGGCCAAGAAAAGCGCTGATCAGCCGCTGGTCAACAATGTGGCCAATACACGTGAACGACGCTCAGAGCAGAGCGTCAAACGCAGCGCCAGCGGTGCACGCCTCAGTGCACCGGAAAGCAGAACTGCCAGCGCCATTAGTAAGCGCAAGCTAAACGCTAAAG AAACGCCGCCATTGGGCAAGAGGCAACGCTATAGTGACAGCAGTTACGGACCTGGAATTGGGGGCGCTTCAAACACTcgcaataaaagcaataatcaTACACTGCCAGCAACTAGCAACAATCAACGTCGCTCCAACACCGCCAACGAGCGCACCAGATCAAATAGCACAGCTGGACAGGCGGCTCATGGTTTGCGCACGCGTCTCTCAATGCCTCTGACCAAATACGAGAGACGCTGA
- the LOC108600866 gene encoding polycomb protein Su(z)12 isoform X1, with protein MAPTKKREKDNADGMGVMANSINGNNSMGNANGHSADANTNDTLTSTQTLAAPATTAALENHVKINGHQQEQELFLQAFEKPTQIYRYLRNRHETNPIFLNRTLSYMKERSTRNNKKRATFKIDSILDTITQKSEAVPQNYLHIIYDSLHEKMKHNEKELPEQEQPLGLAGKSVCVETMLYKITRSKRKDSTLDFQELLSKSCEIVYNPKERINEHATISIPLQAMRPMGEQHTLYKLLFRIKLLPQSCTDELAGECTPPSKRSRDSEKIYGSELILYEKSSGLIAEGEYEAMLQPLNSSSIKSFSPKKCTWETMPESYIPLSLSYDVYQQSPMLKFHLTLSNEQLPDSIAASELQRYVQHLDSETEHNNNNNNNNNNHCSGLKHGNNCKTTQEHIQIVYNFMYSNNTRQQTEYTQELNCPWCGLDCLRLYALLKHLKLCHARFNFTYQPAGSGARIDVTINDAYDGSYAGSPYDLAGPSGSSFARTCGPVRRTSVTSLMVCRPRRQKTCLDEFLELDEDDISNQRSYITGHNRLYHHTETCLPVHPKELDIDSEGESDPLWLRQKTIQMIDEFSDVNEGEKELMKLWNLHVMRHGFVGDCQLPLACEMFLDAKGHEIVRKNLYRNFILHMCSLFDYGLIAAETVYKTVQKLQGMLSKYAAGQELMQRQRESQLRYWMDVGMHKKQDELKHKSPQKPAPNANNDNATTSAGSAASAMQPPKRMPANLKRANASSAAAAAAAAAAQDNAASNGNNSKNVAKKSADQPLVNNVANTRERRSEQSVKRSASGARLSAPESRTASAISKRKLNAKETPPLGKRQRYSDSSYGPGIGGASNTRNKSNNHTLPATSNNQRRSNTANERTRSNSTAGQAAHGLRTRLSMPLTKYERR; from the exons ATGGCACCAACGAAAAAACGTGAGAAGGACAATGCGGATGGTATGGGCGTTATGGCAAACAGCATTAATGGAAACAACAGCATGGGTAATGCTAATGGACATAGTGCAGATGCAAATACAAACGATACATTGACATCAACGCAGACGTTGGCAGCGCCAGCGACAACTGCAGCGCTTGAGAACCATGTCAAGATTAATGGACATCAACAAGAGCAGGAACTCTTTTTACAGGCATTTGAAA AACCAACCCAGATTTATCGCTATCTACGCAATCGCCATGAAACAAAT CCAATTTTCCTAAATCGCACACTCAGCTACATGAAGGAGCGTTCCacacgcaacaacaaaaaacgcgCCACTTTTAAAATCGATTCCATACTAGACACCATTACACAAAAGTCTGAGGCTGTCCCCCAAAACTACCTGCATATAATTTACGATTCGCTGCATGAGAAGATGAAGCATAACGAGAAGGAGCTgccagagcaagagcagccgCTTGGTCTGGCGGGCAAAAGCGTCTGCGTGGAGACAATGCTCTACAAGATAACGCGCAGCAAGCGCAAGGATAGCACTTTGGACTTTCAGGAGCTGCTTAGCAAGAGCTGTGAAATAGTATACAATCCCAAGGAGCGCATTAATGAGCATGCAACCATTAGCATACCGCTCCAGGCTATGCGCCCTATGGGTGAACAACATACGCTCTACAAGCTACTCTTTCGCatcaagctgctgccacagagCTGCACCGATGAACTGGCGGGTGAGT GCACGCCGCCCAGCAAGCGTTCGCGTGATAGCGAAAAGATTTATGGCTCCGAgctaattttatatgaaaaatcTAGTGGCCTTATAGCCGAAGGCGAGTACGAAGCCATGCTGCAACCTCTGAACTCGTCAAGCATTAAATCATTCTCACCAAAGAAATGCACCTGGGAGACTATGCCCGAAAGCTACATTCCACTATCGCTCAGTTATGATGTGTATCAACAAAGTCCCATGCTCAAATTCCATTTGACTTTGTCTAACGAGCAGTTGCCTGATAGTATTGCGGCCTCAGAGCTGCAACGATATGTGCAGCATCTGGATTCCGAAACCGagcataacaataataacaataacaacaataacaatcattGCAGTGGCCTTAAGCATGGAAACAATTGCAAGACCACACAAGaacatatacaaattgtttataattttatgtacAGCAATAATACACGCCAGCAGACTGAGTACACCCAAGAGCTCAATTGTCCCTGGTGTGGTCTGGACTGTCTGCGTTTATATGCACTGCTCAAGCATTTAAAGCTGTGCCATGCGCGATTCAACTTTACCTATCAGCCTGCGGGCAGTGGTGCGCGTATTGATGTCACCATCAATGATGCCTACGACGGCTCCTATGCGGGCTCACCATATGATCTAGCAGGTCCTTCGGGCTCCTCATTTGCCCGCACCTGTGGACCGGTGCGACGCACCTCTGTGACCAGTCTAATGGTGTGTCGTCCCAGGCGACAAAAGACTTGTCTGGATGAATTTCTGGAGCTGGACGAGGATGATATTAGCAATCAACGCTCGTATATAACTGGGCACAACAG ACTTTATCATCACACGGAGACCTGCCTACCTGTGCATCCCAAAGAGTTGGACATTGACTCGGAGGGTGAGAGTGATCCGCTTTGGTTGCGCCAAAAGACCATACAAATGATTGATGAGTTCTCTGATGTCAATGAGGGTGAAAAGGAGCTAATGAAATTGTGGAATCTACATGTGATGCGTCATGGTTTTGTGGGCGACTGTCAGCTGCCGCTTGCCTGCGAAATGTTTCTTGACGCCAAAGGCCATGAGATAGTGCGCAAGAATCTCTATCGCAATTTCATATTGCACATGTGTTCGCTCTTTGACTACGGCCTAATTGCGGCAGAAACCGTCTACAAAACAGTACAGAAACTGCAGGGCATGCTCAGCAAATATGCCGCCGGTCAGGAGCTGATGCAGCGTCAGCGCGAATCGCAGCTCAGATACTGGATGGATGTGGGTATGCACAAGAAGCAAGACGAACTAAAGCATAAGTCACCGCAAAAGCCAGCGCCCAATGCAAATAATGACAACGCTACTACCTCAGCGGGcagcgccgccagcgccaTGCAACCGCCCAAGCGCATGCCTGCCAATCTTAAACGCGCCAATGCATCAagtgctgccgccgctgctgctgcggctgccgcCCAGGATAATGCTGCCAGCAATGGTAATAACAGTAAGAATGTGGCCAAGAAAAGCGCTGATCAGCCGCTGGTCAACAATGTGGCCAATACACGTGAACGACGCTCAGAGCAGAGCGTCAAACGCAGCGCCAGCGGTGCACGCCTCAGTGCACCGGAAAGCAGAACTGCCAGCGCCATTAGTAAGCGCAAGCTAAACGCTAAAG AAACGCCGCCATTGGGCAAGAGGCAACGCTATAGTGACAGCAGTTACGGACCTGGAATTGGGGGCGCTTCAAACACTcgcaataaaagcaataatcaTACACTGCCAGCAACTAGCAACAATCAACGTCGCTCCAACACCGCCAACGAGCGCACCAGATCAAATAGCACAGCTGGACAGGCGGCTCATGGTTTGCGCACGCGTCTCTCAATGCCTCTGACCAAATACGAGAGACGCTGA
- the LOC108600866 gene encoding polycomb protein Su(z)12 isoform X3: MAPTKKREKDNADGMGVMANSINGNNSMGNANGHSADANTNDTLTSTQTLAAPATTAALENHVKINGHQQEQELFLQAFEKPTQIYRYLRNRHETNPIFLNRTLSYMKERSTRNNKKRATFKIDSILDTITQKSEAVPQNYLHIIYDSLHEKMKHNEKELPEQEQPLGLAGKSVCVETMLYKITRSKRKDSTLDFQELLSKSCEIVYNPKERINEHATISIPLQAMRPMGEQHTLYKLLFRIKLLPQSCTDELAGECTPPSKRSRDSEKIYGSELILYEKSSGLIAEGEYEAMLQPLNSSSIKSFSPKKCTWETMPESYIPLSLSYDVYQQSPMLKFHLTLSNEQLPDSIAASELQRYVQHLDSETEHNNNNNNNNNNHCSGLKHGNNCKTTQEHIQIVYNFMYSNNTRQQTEYTQELNCPWCGLDCLRLYALLKHLKLCHARFNFTYQPAGSGARIDVTINDAYDGSYAGSPYDLAGPSGSSFARTCGPVRRTSVTSLMVCRPRRQKTCLDEFLELDEDDISNQRSYITGHNRLYHHTETCLPVHPKELDIDSEGESDPLWLRQKTIQMIDEFSDVNEGEKELMKLWNLHVMRHGFVGDCQLPLACEMFLDAKGHEIVRKNLYRNFILHMCSLFDYGLIAAETVYKTVQKLQGMLSKYAAGQELMQRQRESQLRYWMDVGMHKKQDELKHKSPQKPAPNANNDNATTSAGSAASAMQPPKRMPANLKRANASSAAAAAAAAAAQDNAASNGNNSKNVAKKSADQPLVNNVANTRERRSEQSVKRSASGARLSAPESRTASAISKRKLNAKEMADVEQCTLADAIETAAVEHVYDDVELDVDEMTGNCNEI, from the exons ATGGCACCAACGAAAAAACGTGAGAAGGACAATGCGGATGGTATGGGCGTTATGGCAAACAGCATTAATGGAAACAACAGCATGGGTAATGCTAATGGACATAGTGCAGATGCAAATACAAACGATACATTGACATCAACGCAGACGTTGGCAGCGCCAGCGACAACTGCAGCGCTTGAGAACCATGTCAAGATTAATGGACATCAACAAGAGCAGGAACTCTTTTTACAGGCATTTGAAA AACCAACCCAGATTTATCGCTATCTACGCAATCGCCATGAAACAAAT CCAATTTTCCTAAATCGCACACTCAGCTACATGAAGGAGCGTTCCacacgcaacaacaaaaaacgcgCCACTTTTAAAATCGATTCCATACTAGACACCATTACACAAAAGTCTGAGGCTGTCCCCCAAAACTACCTGCATATAATTTACGATTCGCTGCATGAGAAGATGAAGCATAACGAGAAGGAGCTgccagagcaagagcagccgCTTGGTCTGGCGGGCAAAAGCGTCTGCGTGGAGACAATGCTCTACAAGATAACGCGCAGCAAGCGCAAGGATAGCACTTTGGACTTTCAGGAGCTGCTTAGCAAGAGCTGTGAAATAGTATACAATCCCAAGGAGCGCATTAATGAGCATGCAACCATTAGCATACCGCTCCAGGCTATGCGCCCTATGGGTGAACAACATACGCTCTACAAGCTACTCTTTCGCatcaagctgctgccacagagCTGCACCGATGAACTGGCGGGTGAGT GCACGCCGCCCAGCAAGCGTTCGCGTGATAGCGAAAAGATTTATGGCTCCGAgctaattttatatgaaaaatcTAGTGGCCTTATAGCCGAAGGCGAGTACGAAGCCATGCTGCAACCTCTGAACTCGTCAAGCATTAAATCATTCTCACCAAAGAAATGCACCTGGGAGACTATGCCCGAAAGCTACATTCCACTATCGCTCAGTTATGATGTGTATCAACAAAGTCCCATGCTCAAATTCCATTTGACTTTGTCTAACGAGCAGTTGCCTGATAGTATTGCGGCCTCAGAGCTGCAACGATATGTGCAGCATCTGGATTCCGAAACCGagcataacaataataacaataacaacaataacaatcattGCAGTGGCCTTAAGCATGGAAACAATTGCAAGACCACACAAGaacatatacaaattgtttataattttatgtacAGCAATAATACACGCCAGCAGACTGAGTACACCCAAGAGCTCAATTGTCCCTGGTGTGGTCTGGACTGTCTGCGTTTATATGCACTGCTCAAGCATTTAAAGCTGTGCCATGCGCGATTCAACTTTACCTATCAGCCTGCGGGCAGTGGTGCGCGTATTGATGTCACCATCAATGATGCCTACGACGGCTCCTATGCGGGCTCACCATATGATCTAGCAGGTCCTTCGGGCTCCTCATTTGCCCGCACCTGTGGACCGGTGCGACGCACCTCTGTGACCAGTCTAATGGTGTGTCGTCCCAGGCGACAAAAGACTTGTCTGGATGAATTTCTGGAGCTGGACGAGGATGATATTAGCAATCAACGCTCGTATATAACTGGGCACAACAG ACTTTATCATCACACGGAGACCTGCCTACCTGTGCATCCCAAAGAGTTGGACATTGACTCGGAGGGTGAGAGTGATCCGCTTTGGTTGCGCCAAAAGACCATACAAATGATTGATGAGTTCTCTGATGTCAATGAGGGTGAAAAGGAGCTAATGAAATTGTGGAATCTACATGTGATGCGTCATGGTTTTGTGGGCGACTGTCAGCTGCCGCTTGCCTGCGAAATGTTTCTTGACGCCAAAGGCCATGAGATAGTGCGCAAGAATCTCTATCGCAATTTCATATTGCACATGTGTTCGCTCTTTGACTACGGCCTAATTGCGGCAGAAACCGTCTACAAAACAGTACAGAAACTGCAGGGCATGCTCAGCAAATATGCCGCCGGTCAGGAGCTGATGCAGCGTCAGCGCGAATCGCAGCTCAGATACTGGATGGATGTGGGTATGCACAAGAAGCAAGACGAACTAAAGCATAAGTCACCGCAAAAGCCAGCGCCCAATGCAAATAATGACAACGCTACTACCTCAGCGGGcagcgccgccagcgccaTGCAACCGCCCAAGCGCATGCCTGCCAATCTTAAACGCGCCAATGCATCAagtgctgccgccgctgctgctgcggctgccgcCCAGGATAATGCTGCCAGCAATGGTAATAACAGTAAGAATGTGGCCAAGAAAAGCGCTGATCAGCCGCTGGTCAACAATGTGGCCAATACACGTGAACGACGCTCAGAGCAGAGCGTCAAACGCAGCGCCAGCGGTGCACGCCTCAGTGCACCGGAAAGCAGAACTGCCAGCGCCATTAGTAAGCGCAAGCTAAACGCTAAAG aAATGGCCGATGTGGAGCAGTGCACTCTGGCAGATGCAATCGAGACTGCCGCAGTTGAACATGTTTATGATGATGTTGAGCTTGATGTTGATGAAATGACAGGCAATTGCAATGAAATCTGA
- the LOC108599293 gene encoding probable prefoldin subunit 6 produces the protein MDKNSAAALYKKMQTEVEAYQGLQKSCVKVVKQRAMLESQLNENKCVLDELNLLGADNKVYKLFGPVLVKQELEDSRQNVGKRIEYISKELNSSNNTLESMEKDMHKHREAVSKYQQQWQVAAAMK, from the exons atggATAaaaacagcgctgctgccttGTACAAAAAGATGCAAACTGAGGTTGAGGCATACCAAGGTCTTCAGAAGT ccTGCGTAAAAGTTGTAAAACAACGTGCCATGCTGGAAAGTCAACTGAATGAGAACAAGTGTGTGCTGGACGAATTGAATTTGCTCGGTGCCGACAATAAAGTCTATAAACTCTTTGGCCCAGTACTGGTAAAACAAGAGCTGGAGGATTCTCGCCAGAACGTTGGCAAGCGTATTGAGTATATCTCAAAGGAATTGAATAGTTCAAATAATACGCTGGAGTCTAT ggAGAAGGACATGCATAAGCATCGCGAAGCAGTTTCCAAGTATCAACAGCAGTGGcaggttgctgctgcaatgaagtga
- the LOC108598584 gene encoding Golgi reassembly-stacking protein 2 — MGSSHSVHVPGGGTEGYHVLKVQDNSPGQKAGLEAFFDFIVAIAGTRLDQDNDMLKELLRQNVEKPVRITVYSSKTQTVRELTLTPSTSWGGQGLLGVSIRFCSFEGANESVWHILEVHPNSPAELAGLRAYSDYVIGADAIRHENDDLFTLIETHEQQPLKMYVYNLDDDACREVTIKPNTAWGGEGALGCGIGYGYLHRIPVQPVPPQPTVPVAGSTSAVNTAAVAVAAAAPVATNTAANAIVAPTLPYIPPLANTFGSTNAEIRPPTIEMPPQQSIFKTYFNPDDGTDALTDALDKQANISEPQAQVAAPVDNVIQPPAPIVAAAAAVEAPAVPKPLPPPANIFIPGVLDPQTQLQHQQQQQQQQQQQQLPPPQPMMNVSVGGIPAAQLPFPQATAAPAVPMFSMASLPQQQQHQAYMSAPAVLSYPATGAQTVPSYPQVQPSMGGLFPTQPTPLPPQMAHMLGSQPGNEATPTTLAN, encoded by the exons ATGGGCTCAAGTCACAGCGTTCATGTACCCGGCGGCGGCACTGAAG GCTACCACGTACTCAAAGTGCAAGACAACTCGCCGGGCCAGAAGGCCGGCTTGGAGGCTTTCTTTGACTTTATCGTAGCCATAGCTGGCACGCGTCTCGACCAGGACAATGATATGCTTAAGGAACTGCTGCGTCAAAATGTTGAGAAACCCGTGCGCATTACGGTTTACTCCAGCAAAACGCAAACTGTGCGCgagctgacgctgacgccaaGCACTAGCTGGGGCGGCCAAGGACTGTTGGGTGTGAGCATACGCTTTTGCTCCTTTGAGGGTGCCAACGAGAGCGTCTGGCACATACTAGAAGTACATCCCAATTCGCCCGCCGAGCTTGCGGGTCTGCGTGCCTATAGTGACTATGTAATTGGTGCCGATGCCATACGCCATGAGAACGACGATCTGTTTACGTTAATTGAGACCCACGAACAGCAACCGCTAAAGATGTACGTCTATAATCTGGATGACGATGCCTGTCGTGAAGTGACTATTAAGCCCAACACCGCCTGGGGTGGCGAGGGTGCGCTTGGCTGCGGCATAGGCTACGGCTATTTACATCGCATACCCGTACAGCCAGTACCGCCTCAGCCAACAGTGCCCGTTGCTGGCTCAACAAGCGCAGTTAACACTGctgcagtcgccgtcgcagcagcagcccctgTGGCTACCAACACAGCGGCCAATGCCATTGTTGCACCAACGTTGCCTTATATACCACCACTAGCCAACACGTTTGGCTCAACAAATGCTGAAATACGACCACCAACCATTGAAATGCCGCCACAGCAGAGCATATTCAAAACCTATTTCAATCCGGATGACGGCACAGATGCATTGACTGACGCTCTCGATAAACAGGCAAACATAAGCGAACCGCAGGCACAAGTGGCTGCTCCAGTTGACAATGTTATACAGCCACCCGCTCCcatagttgcagctgctgctgctgttgaagcgCCCGCTGTACCAAAGCCTTTGCCTCCACCAGCTAACATCTTTATACCTGGAGTGTTAGATCCCCAAACCCAACtacagcaccaacaacaacaacagcagcagcagcaacaacaacagttgccgcCACCTCAACCCATGATGAATGTTAGCGTAGGCGGCATACCTGCTGCCCAATTGCCTTTCCCACAGGCTACAGCAGCGCCCGCCGTACCCATGTTCTCAATGGCATcgttgccgcagcagcaacaacatcaagcTTACATGTCAGCGCCAGCCGTGCTCTCGTATCCTGCAACTGGCGCACAGACAGTGCCCTCGTACCCACAGGTACAGCCCTCCATGGGTGGGCTGTTTCCAACACAGCCAACGCCGTTGCCGCCACAAATGGCGCATATGCTTGGTTCACAGCCTGGAAACGAGGCAACGCCAACAACACTGGCCAATTAG